A single region of the Caballeronia insecticola genome encodes:
- a CDS encoding NAD(P)/FAD-dependent oxidoreductase: protein MSQKILIVGAGFAGVWGALGAARVLDEAGVTKRDVEVTLISPKPELQIRPRMYESEPHTMTAPLLPLLDAIGVKFFEGTVHGISVDDKTVNVVSADGRTHTLAYDRLLLTSGSKLNRPPIPGLAELAFSVDCVEDAVKLDQHLDTLAKLPDSPARNTVAVVGCGFTGIEVATELPKRLREKFGANAAIRVVAIGAQDTIGPDLGPNPRPFVAQAFESLGIEAVLGSGVVSVDAQGVRTQSGKHIAAMTVIWAGGMRASTLTSQLASQLDALGRVEVAADLRVPAAPDVFVAGDVARVPTDDDGHYALMSCQHAILMGKFGGHNVAADLLGTPTLPYRQPFYATCIDLGDWGAIYSEGWDRQIRLTHAEGKTRKQMINTKWIYPPAPNRVEALAAGNPQASFG from the coding sequence GAGTGTGGGGCGCACTGGGCGCGGCGCGCGTGCTCGATGAAGCCGGCGTGACGAAGCGTGACGTCGAAGTCACGCTGATCTCGCCGAAACCCGAATTGCAGATTAGGCCGCGCATGTACGAAAGCGAGCCGCACACAATGACTGCGCCGCTGCTTCCGTTGCTCGATGCCATTGGCGTGAAGTTCTTCGAAGGAACGGTTCACGGCATTTCCGTCGATGACAAGACGGTGAACGTCGTATCTGCCGATGGCCGCACGCATACGCTCGCCTATGATCGTCTGCTGCTAACGAGCGGCAGCAAGCTGAACAGGCCGCCGATTCCTGGCCTGGCGGAGCTTGCGTTCTCCGTCGATTGCGTCGAAGACGCGGTGAAGCTCGACCAGCATCTCGACACGCTGGCGAAACTCCCGGATTCGCCCGCGCGAAACACGGTTGCGGTGGTCGGCTGCGGCTTCACCGGTATCGAAGTGGCGACCGAATTGCCGAAGCGTTTGCGCGAAAAATTCGGCGCCAATGCGGCGATTCGCGTGGTCGCGATCGGTGCGCAGGACACGATTGGCCCGGACCTCGGACCCAATCCTCGTCCGTTCGTCGCGCAAGCGTTCGAGTCGCTGGGCATCGAGGCTGTGCTGGGCTCGGGCGTCGTATCCGTCGATGCGCAAGGCGTTCGCACGCAATCGGGCAAGCACATCGCCGCCATGACGGTGATCTGGGCGGGCGGCATGCGCGCGAGCACGTTGACCTCGCAGCTTGCATCGCAACTCGATGCGCTGGGCCGCGTCGAAGTGGCAGCCGATCTTCGCGTGCCCGCAGCGCCTGATGTGTTCGTGGCCGGAGACGTGGCGCGCGTGCCGACCGATGACGACGGCCATTACGCGCTGATGTCCTGTCAGCACGCGATCCTCATGGGCAAATTCGGCGGACACAATGTCGCTGCGGATTTGTTGGGCACGCCGACGTTGCCTTATCGTCAACCGTTCTACGCGACGTGTATCGATCTCGGCGACTGGGGCGCGATCTATTCCGAAGGCTGGGATCGGCAGATCAGGCTGACTCACGCAGAAGGCAAGACGCGCAAGCAGATGATCAACACGAAGTGGATTTATCCTCCCGCGCCGAATCGCGTCGAGGCGTTGGCCGCGGGCAATCCGCAAGCGTCGTTCGGCTAA